GGATACATTTATTAAGAACACGTTATATCACTGATGACTGTGACTGTtataaagaagcggtgatagcgatgcggtgcgatgtcgcgtagaaaccgattaggggtatgactaccatactccctaacaggttagcccgctaccatcttagactgcatcatctcttatcaccaggtgacattgcagtcaagggctaatttgtaatgGAAAGtgaactgtaacaatattaatattagaagtaaaaaaaacttgttacataaaatttgtaattaatttaagggtaattgcatatcatttattatagtattatttattattatagtattatatacacatataatgtaatatatacatgtttgataaaaaaacttcatagctcaacatttactcgactgtgagatggtgataacaaaaaaacatcaaacaacccggctatgttttttgtgagctcttcttagaccagggcgcatttagAACCCTcccagctttaaaaaaaatggtgatagcccagtgggtgggcgAGTTTGAAACCCAGCACCttcaacttttcaaagttatgttcgttttaggTAGTCAATctcgcacaagtggaaataatatcccaataacatatgtgtaataaacaacggggttaaacttctcctattccacattcccagcaggtggacacgttaattatataccttgtcaaTTCAAATGAATGCATGCATTTTTAtgtgttcacaaaaataaatccgatctttaaatgagcaattcttgtatatatatatatatatatatatatataattggaaccTAGAaactagctaggattcatttttagaaaatgtcattttattcgtgttttccggtaataaccgatttgatgcagacgaagttgcacgggtcagctagtaaatgaatatataaataaactcacCCTGCGTTGTAGACGTGATCTGATCCGTGCTCAGCTTCCTAATTTTATTAGGCGTCAACACTGGCCTGTTGTTATTTACATTTGCAGTGGTTTCATCGCCAATTTCACTGATTTTCCTCTTCAAATTAATTTCGTAATCACTATCGATTTTCGACTCGGTGACGTAGTCGATCTGAGGCATTTTACTCGGCGACGTATCTACCACGTTGCCGAGTATGATTTCCATTATTTCCTGGCGAGATGTTTTGCTGACCATTTCCTGTAATTTTGAATCGTAATCGGTGGTAAGTTCGAATGAGCATTCCGATTTTTCAGGACTGAATACATTATTTGCCGGTTCGTTTTCATCATAATACGCGCCACCGTAATCTGTCTCTAGGGGCAGTGAAATTTCTGTTGAAATGTTCACATTTTTGAtcacatttttgtttttgggCAGCGTTAAATGCCCGTTTCTATGGTAACTTATGATTTCATAGCCACCCAAATCTTTGGAGACCTCGCGTATTATATTTTCTTCGTACGAATCGCAATTGACTAAATACAGTTTATCGTTAAGTGCAGTTTTTTTGTTGTATTCCTTGAAAAAGTTGTTGAATTGCGCTCTTTCCAACTCGGCGTTGTACTTCTCGCGTTCTCCAAAATAATGGAGTTTATATTCACCATTTATTAGCGACTCTTCTTCATTTTGAACTTCAGTTTTTTCGtccattttttcatttttagctATCGTATCATTTATATTACAGTTGacagttttttgtgtttctgcAATATCATTATTAGGTGTCTCCTCGCTTATTTCCGTGATACCAGTAACTTGGAGTACActtgattgttttttattatatttttttggttgttCGATCTCTTTAGTcagtatttcattattttcaatatCCGTTTCTGTCATTTCCATTAGCACAATAGCTCTATTAGACACATTTATAACTGTTTCTAGTGGTTCTTCACTAACCGATATATTAGAGATATCGTCAATACTTCCATCACTGttattctctatattttttaaaattttatcagatgtttcagtattaatttcaatttgttgatctgttattttattagattCTATTACGATATCAACTGATTTTGTATCTGTTTCATTGATATTATCAATTGCTTCCTCATAACTCATAACTTCATTCGCTTCATCGTCTTTTGTATCATTCAACACTGTTAGTAATTCATTATTTGTGTAATGAGTTTTACTATCTTGTATTACAGTATCTTCTTCAGGCGGGACAATATTAATACTTTCATGTTCATGATTGCCATCATCATGTCCTTCAGGTAAGGCATGattaatattatcattactTTGAACAACCATTTCATGGGAATGTCCTACATTTGAAACACAGGCAAATTCGAGTTCAGGACCAGGTATATTAGAGTACACCTGACTCATGCTAGGCCTTACATTAGCTTGAAATTCTAAAAGCAGAGCAGCTTCTTGATTCATCCTCTTTTGCTCCTCATCTAGAAACTTACGCATTTTCATTAACCTTTTGGCTTCTTCTAAATTTGCGGCAAATTTCGGCTTCCTGATAGTCACGTCTGGTACAAATGGCAATCTTGGAGGAGATGCGACTTCTAAACGTCTCTCAATTCGCACTATCGGTTTGTGTTGAAGGGCCTCCCTGGTTTTGCTACTATGTTGTTCCTGAACTCTATTTTCCTTATCGCTTGGACTTGTGGATTCGCCACTAGTAGTTGTAGTCTCGGATTTTGAACTACTTTTACTATCTTTTTTACAGTTTGATGATTTAGAATTGGTAGGATTATGAGAACCTTTGGAGGAAGAACTGCCATCATTTGAATCTCTATCGGTCGATCGCCGGTTGGGATTTCCTCTTCCTGATAAACTGTAGTGATCATCGTTCTCCTTTTTGCttttcttttccttttctttGGCATCTTTATTTTTGCTACTGCTTTTATCATTCCTGCTGCTGCTACTACTCTTCCTTTCCTTATGCGACTTATGAGAACTTGATTTTGAATCTTTAGACTTTTCTGAAGAGTTCTTATCCGAACTTTTATCTTTGTCTCTATGacttgatgatgacgatgatagtTTTTTCTCGTCAGAATGTTTACTGGAATGTCGTCCACTAGAACTAGAACTTCTATGAGACTTAGAATCTTTGTGACTCGATTTGTGGGAGCTTCTATGCCTCGATGATTCTCTACTACTATCTTTCTTCTCACTTTTATCCTTTGATTTTTCTTTATCACTCGATTTTGATTTGATATCATCTTTGGAAGATTTACTTCTGTCATGTCTGCTACTATCTCTTGAATTAGTATGTTTCGAATTAGATCGTTTATCCTTACTACCTGAATGTTTATGTGCATCTCTAGAGCGATGTGAACTTGAACTTTTGTGACTGCTTTTCTTTTCTtcagttttcttttcttttctcgAGTCTTCTGAATTATGATCATTTTCTGGAACCTTAATTTCAATGTTAACCTTGCTATTTACATCACTTTCGTAGTCAATGTGCAAATTGTTGCTATTCGAACTGTCCTCGTACAGAGGCgtattgtaattgtttatatttacttGACTGTTAAACTGATAAGACAACGTCTCTGCTTCTTTCTTTTCAGCTTTTACGGCATCTGAACTGTTTTCTGAAGACTTTGCATCGATTTTAAATCTAAATGAACTAGGTTCTTTTTTGTCTTCACATTTAGTATCGCTTGAATCGTTTTCGAAAGCTTGCTGGGCGTCGCAggaattttcattattaaagtTTCTTATCGGTGTTAGAGGAGACATGTTCCTTCTGAGTGAGGAACCTGAACTTGAATCATCGTCTTCACTATTCACAGGTTTAAAATACTGATCCTTATCCTCTTTACATACATCATTGGGTAGTGGTATATCCGTCGATATAATTAGTTCTTTTGGTAGTTCAATTTTTTCTAGTTCCGTTTTAGGAGGACTAGCATCAGGTGATGGAATATTTTCAGGTTTTATTTCTTCTGATGGTAATGGTATATTACTTTTATCTGCTTCGTCATTTTGCCTGTTATTTGGGAGTTGGATATCTCGTGTGTTTTCTTTCTCTGACTCAAAATTATTACTATCTTGTTTTTCTTCTAATTTAGATTTTTCGTCTTCTATATCCATATTATCGTCTTGTGAAACATCCACATCCATAGCTTCATTTTTGTCGTCGTCAATTTTGACAGATCCAGGACTAACAGCTTCCAGATCATTTGGCAGTAAATCCTCAACTTTTTCATTCGACGTTTCTGCTGAGGGTGACTTCTTTCTTGTAATCCCTAGTACTTTGTATACTAAGTCTTCTACCTTAGGTATGAAGACTGTTGCTACTTTAGGATTGACTACTTGATCAACAATTCTTTCCACACCCTGTTCCAAGTAGTtaccactgaaaaaaaaaaaaatattatgaataatatagttaATAGAATACTAGTTGCACAATAGGGTTTTATCCTGAACCTTTTCCTATAACTTTTGATTTTCCTATTACTTTAGGAAAAATAGCTGACTGAATCAGCTATGTTTACATCATCATCTGTAGCCTTTAACGTTCTACTACTGGGCATAGGCCTTCTGTCTCAAAACCTCACCAATGCTGGTTTGTGATAATTGAGCACGTTAaagacttaacgtgctctcaggtgttgacaccgccaatttcttaactccgggctggtaatgAAAATTCtgtaacagaataaaataatatacctaaaaaaattttttggccCAACCTGTGGGGTTCGAACCCAGATCCTCGTGGTCGTGACGATACTGTAACTGGAAGAGTTCTGTACATTCCCTTTTTTCGAAAATGTTAATGGGGTAAGCCCTATAAGCGATATATAAcccaaaactgatttttatataatttttgtttgacTGTCGGTTTGCAAGGAACCTAATGAACAGATTTAAATGCATCTTGGTATACTTATAACTGATACTTTGAgttaatatttagttaatttttatctCAGAATACAAAAAAGTTGCTTGGGGATAGGGGATGCTTTGGTTGATTTGCCACCATaactatgtaatttttttgtggaatttatatttaacaatcACAATTAACTTACTCCAGTATGTGTTTTCTTAGCTTCTCTCTCAACTGATTCTTGTTCATATCAGGTTGCCATGTCTGCATTGATAGGAAGGTGGTGACCGAGTTCTCAACTCTCTGCCGCAGGTTCTGATAGGCTGGGCGTGTGTCTACATCTGCTATGCAGTCCTTCCGGAACTgcaataacatattattttataaattaaagggTTCAATCTACACCTGGAGGAAAATTTGCACACCTGCCAATATGTCTTCATATACATACAATAGAATAGGAAAAGAGCTAGTCATATTAAattcaagtttaaaattaagtttattgttagGTTGGATAGTTAATAAGTCTAGGATGTAGGTTTTTAGGGTTAtgttcacagaattaagaacatacagaactctCATATAGCCAGCGCATGCAGTGCAAAACAACAGTCCAAAAACCGTGAAATCACCTGCATGTCTCTCTTCACACTTgtgtaatgttgctagctctcaaacttttacaattttatgaaCATTGTAGAACATTTgaggtgaaataaataaatttatgtgaaataattacatttttgtatCCAAATTCTGATCTGCCTGACTTATATTATAGCATACCATATACAAATAACACTCTGATGTTATGCTACGTTtatttgaagacctccctggggCATCGGTGAGCGCTTTGGATCTCAGTGGGAGGTCCATCCTGGGTTTGGATCCCCAGCatggaaaatttgaaaatttttaatttttgatttctcaggtctggtctgatgggtcttttgccatggctagttaccactctggtacaatgccacgtagaaaccggaTATTAACTgattataactgtcataccctaACAGGCTAGTCcattatcatcttagactgcatcatcacttaccagttgGAGTaatgcagtcaagagctaacttggtGTTAAGTTACACCACAGTTCACATCAAGTTAGCTCTTATTATTTGCCGAACATAATTAACTTTGGTTAAAAGGgtagagagtaacataggctagtttttattccaggaaaagaAAACGGAAAGACAAAGGATGTGGGCAACAACTCGTATTTTGTGTAAGTACTAGGTTTATATTAATGATTACTATTAACGATAATTTTTAATGGATTTGCTATTGCTTTACTGTAGTAAACTAAGGTGCCCAGAAGGCTGGTAACGATCTTCACTAGCAAAAGCCTTGCCATTCAAAAAGgtaattcaataattattctGGGCACcttgtattattattgtaacttaAGTTATGATGCATAGTTCCTACTAAACTACATCTTTTACTGTTTAaatcagtattttatttatgtactttttagcTTAAGCTGAGATCTTCtaattattctattataaattTGTGCAGCAACCACGCTTTCTGAGTCTGAGGCTGTGCGTACATTTTCTTAAACTGGAAATGGTTATGAAATCATGTTCATGTTTTTCATTGCCTGgattttttctgtatattatcagtattgatgtatattattaattagtcATCTTAACCACAAaacagtatatttatactaattaCAATTACTGAGGGCCCAGAATATATCATGCAGATGTTCAGTGAAACTGACTGTCTTTTTCGTTTAAAATGTGATCACACAAAAACATTCCCAGCATATGAAGGAAATTTTTTTATCCCCGGTAAagaaaaatgctttattttctcccacagtttGATCAActtacttcaaataaataatatatgtgtaataataaatgggggtaaacttttcTTATTCCCTGTCATTGCGCTTCGCCAGGTGTACATGTCAATTTTATCCTTTGTCAGCAGATATAATAGTGGGGATATCTTTCATGTTTAACATATTGTGCCAACCCTCAAATAACTTAGAATAAGtagaagaaaatattattactatgcTTACAATAAAGTCAAaactttaaattcattataaaaaaatataaacttatttagtTCAAGGCTTTCCGGCCGCGAGAGACAAATAAATAGAAGCGTGTTCGAAACCTGATCgtttattgatttttaactTATGTTTAGATTTAGAACTTTCAttgatattcaattaaaatacacaaaaataaactgAGCTGGTGCCCAGTAAAAGTGCCCATTTTCATCTATAGACAAGCTGGACCATGAAACTTTATCATCTAAAAGCCAAGGTAGCAATGGAGGATTTGAcgacaacattttatttaccgaaaatagaataaaattaaagattgaCCTTCACAATGTCTCTAttaaggatttttaatttaaactgcacatttatttattcagtcaGATttgtaaagtatatatttttaactcacCTGATCGAATATTCCCTTCGATTTCAATTCGTAAACTAATTGATCAACTAAGCGTGGATCGCCCGGCATGTACTGCAAATGAGCCATTATTTTACGTATTAAATAACATATGGCGATTGGTTTTTtgatataaaactaataaataatctattttcGATTGAATTAATCCACTTTAGaaatcatcaaatcaaaataatttttgacaTAAATTCTCATCTAAGGCTAGGATCACACGGGAACCGAAGCACAATTTCGGTACCATTTCAGTACAGTATATCCGATTAATTTTTCGAAATATGGATTCACCCGTTGTACCAGagttatattgaaatatatattatactagataTTGTTATTGGAATAAAATGAGTCTAAACAAATAATGTCGTATGAGTTGGTATTAGTAGTCGGCGAGGTGTGGTAGCAACAGATCAAATTATGGTTATGTAGCCCTAGCCTAAATTTATAATCTGGACTGTAaattcgatttcgattttcgtGCAAAAACTTGattattgaaagtttttttttcaaactggTTTAACTTTAATATACCTCATCTACTAATTTTTGGTAAGTGAACGTACGCAGTTTGTTTTATCAAGATATCAGATATCAAGATAGCAGTACCATTATTTTAGATTATCA
Above is a genomic segment from Pararge aegeria chromosome 23, ilParAegt1.1, whole genome shotgun sequence containing:
- the LOC120634202 gene encoding intracellular protein transport protein USO1-like produces the protein MAHLQYMPGDPRLVDQLVYELKSKGIFDQFRKDCIADVDTRPAYQNLRQRVENSVTTFLSMQTWQPDMNKNQLREKLRKHILDGNYLEQGVERIVDQVVNPKVATVFIPKVEDLVYKVLGITRKKSPSAETSNEKVEDLLPNDLEAVSPGSVKIDDDKNEAMDVDVSQDDNMDIEDEKSKLEEKQDSNNFESEKENTRDIQLPNNRQNDEADKSNIPLPSEEIKPENIPSPDASPPKTELEKIELPKELIISTDIPLPNDVCKEDKDQYFKPVNSEDDDSSSGSSLRRNMSPLTPIRNFNNENSCDAQQAFENDSSDTKCEDKKEPSSFRFKIDAKSSENSSDAVKAEKKEAETLSYQFNSQVNINNYNTPLYEDSSNSNNLHIDYESDVNSKVNIEIKVPENDHNSEDSRKEKKTEEKKSSHKSSSSHRSRDAHKHSGSKDKRSNSKHTNSRDSSRHDRSKSSKDDIKSKSSDKEKSKDKSEKKDSSRESSRHRSSHKSSHKDSKSHRSSSSSGRHSSKHSDEKKLSSSSSSHRDKDKSSDKNSSEKSKDSKSSSHKSHKERKSSSSSRNDKSSSKNKDAKEKEKKSKKENDDHYSLSGRGNPNRRSTDRDSNDGSSSSKGSHNPTNSKSSNCKKDSKSSSKSETTTTSGESTSPSDKENRVQEQHSSKTREALQHKPIVRIERRLEVASPPRLPFVPDVTIRKPKFAANLEEAKRLMKMRKFLDEEQKRMNQEAALLLEFQANVRPSMSQVYSNIPGPELEFACVSNVGHSHEMVVQSNDNINHALPEGHDDGNHEHESINIVPPEEDTVIQDSKTHYTNNELLTVLNDTKDDEANEVMSYEEAIDNINETDTKSVDIVIESNKITDQQIEINTETSDKILKNIENNSDGSIDDISNISVSEEPLETVINVSNRAIVLMEMTETDIENNEILTKEIEQPKKYNKKQSSVLQVTGITEISEETPNNDIAETQKTVNCNINDTIAKNEKMDEKTEVQNEEESLINGEYKLHYFGEREKYNAELERAQFNNFFKEYNKKTALNDKLYLVNCDSYEENIIREVSKDLGGYEIISYHRNGHLTLPKNKNVIKNVNISTEISLPLETDYGGAYYDENEPANNVFSPEKSECSFELTTDYDSKLQEMVSKTSRQEIMEIILGNVVDTSPSKMPQIDYVTESKIDSDYEINLKRKISEIGDETTANVNNNRPVLTPNKIRKLSTDQITSTTQENEETPANKTLITRSKYLGRARRVGLPRPKRTALPSSPSSDKSVENYEENALATPATPNGKVTRSKVQRYDTSDLYKPKLHYLSRRNHVT